The Limnochorda sp. LNt genome includes a region encoding these proteins:
- a CDS encoding alpha/beta family hydrolase, with protein MSTRLPARLAPAEWETGETFERFVEEAPPAAARHLRRRYDATTPSEQQRARWRAFAEAGGRVYALAEDWCGDCLATVPVLARLADEGGVPLRLWRRDAWPDLRDRHLTGGRPKIPLAVAVRPGLDGSWEECGRFVERPAMCNAAMRAAGPEQARAELQRLYASGAYRPAAVQELTAMLDDDPEPVAVPGSSGTLLQVYVHLPVEVPPTGLAVVAHGANHDASHPLSRHLCQRLAQRGVGAVRFDFGYRVRGKTYSPDLADETADMLAVAQATAARLGLPLERVVLAGKSLGAAVSVALAERHPVAAVVAFGYPLHRPGETPHDPPDRFARLGAPMMWLAGTHDDLAERRHVERYASAAGPSVTLRWLEGADHSLATHLHEALDAAVEWILARLAS; from the coding sequence ATGTCGACACGGCTTCCGGCCCGCCTCGCTCCCGCTGAGTGGGAGACGGGCGAGACCTTCGAGCGCTTCGTCGAGGAGGCGCCGCCGGCCGCGGCCCGCCACCTGCGACGCCGCTACGATGCCACCACCCCATCGGAGCAGCAGCGAGCCCGGTGGCGAGCCTTCGCCGAGGCAGGGGGACGGGTCTACGCCCTGGCCGAGGACTGGTGCGGCGACTGCCTGGCCACGGTGCCGGTGCTGGCACGCCTGGCCGACGAGGGCGGGGTGCCGCTTCGGCTCTGGCGGCGCGACGCGTGGCCCGACCTCCGGGACCGGCACCTCACCGGCGGCCGCCCCAAGATCCCTCTGGCGGTCGCCGTTCGGCCCGGGCTCGACGGCTCGTGGGAGGAGTGCGGGCGGTTCGTCGAGCGGCCCGCCATGTGCAACGCCGCCATGCGGGCCGCCGGGCCCGAGCAGGCCAGAGCCGAGTTGCAGCGCCTGTACGCGTCCGGCGCCTACCGGCCAGCGGCCGTCCAGGAGCTGACCGCGATGCTGGATGACGACCCCGAGCCCGTGGCGGTGCCGGGGTCGAGCGGGACCCTCCTGCAGGTCTACGTCCACCTCCCGGTCGAGGTGCCGCCGACGGGGCTCGCGGTGGTCGCCCACGGCGCCAACCACGACGCCTCCCACCCGCTGAGCCGCCACCTCTGCCAGCGCCTGGCCCAGCGGGGCGTGGGGGCGGTGCGGTTCGACTTCGGCTACCGGGTGCGGGGCAAGACGTACTCACCGGACCTGGCCGACGAGACGGCCGACATGCTCGCGGTCGCGCAGGCGACGGCGGCGCGGCTCGGGCTTCCCCTGGAGCGGGTCGTGCTGGCCGGCAAGTCGCTGGGCGCCGCCGTGTCGGTGGCTCTGGCCGAGCGGCACCCGGTGGCGGCCGTCGTGGCCTTCGGCTACCCGCTCCACCGGCCCGGCGAGACCCCGCACGACCCGCCGGACCGCTTCGCCCGGCTCGGGGCTCCCATGATGTGGCTGGCCGGCACGCACGACGACCTGGCCGAGCGCCGCCACGTCGAGCGGTACGCATCGGCGGCCGGCCCGTCGGTCACCCTGCGCTGGCTCGAGGGGGCCGACCACTCCCTGGCGACGCACCTGCACGAGGCCCTGGACGCAGCGGTGGAGTGGATCCTGGCGCGGCTGGCTTCCTGA
- a CDS encoding methyl-accepting chemotaxis protein yields the protein MRSFSQQLMAILFLFVVLSVAVAGFLMYRSSSQIILAQIEASARGELRLNARLIEAWRANSIQQVESLASKLARQAQLTGFQDLPSYAGTLYSDVTRSDAVLEVTVADVTGNAMLLTGTGDMRPTTVGTDPVFKATLAGGVTVGEPFRYGEQGRPAVAIGIPLVNEQRGEVGGIFIGVVPADSLNQQVASLQVGETGYAMLVHQNGRVLAHPDARQALSADLLQGTTDPAERAVYRELLSQERATIRYARVGGESRLLGVQPVEGTAWRLVVSAPRAELTRALDTLMQQTLLSGAVMAVIALLAAYALGRTQARGVVAVARAMAALAEGDLTRTVTVRDRTEVGRLAEAFNATVGRLRQLALQVRRGAEQLAASSQELASSSEQVGQSVQQVASTVDQMAKGGERQSAAATNASDSVRQMGETVRKVSGAIERIAQGSHEVAALAREGGSALANITQRMTQIEQTAGESGRAVEDLGRRSQRIGQIVDVITGIAEQTNLLALNAAIEAARAGEQGRGFAVVAEEVRKLAEQSRQAASEIAGLIGEIRQEVERAVRNTEAVRAAVGEGVEAVDASEQTFTAITRAVEASVSQINEVHAAAQAMAAASEAAIRAVDEIAAITEENAAAAEEVASSTEEQSSAVEQIASSAQRLARMAQELLEAVGAFKVQ from the coding sequence ATGCGGAGCTTCAGCCAGCAGCTGATGGCCATCCTCTTTCTCTTCGTGGTGCTCTCCGTGGCGGTGGCCGGCTTCTTGATGTATCGGAGTTCGAGCCAGATCATCCTGGCTCAGATCGAGGCGTCGGCTCGCGGGGAGTTGCGACTCAACGCCCGCCTGATCGAGGCGTGGCGGGCCAACAGCATCCAGCAGGTGGAGTCGTTGGCCTCCAAGCTGGCCCGCCAGGCGCAGCTGACGGGTTTCCAGGACCTGCCCTCCTACGCCGGCACCCTCTACAGCGACGTCACCCGCAGCGACGCCGTCCTGGAGGTGACCGTGGCCGACGTCACCGGCAACGCCATGCTGCTCACCGGGACCGGTGACATGCGACCGACGACGGTCGGCACCGATCCCGTCTTCAAGGCGACCCTGGCGGGCGGGGTGACGGTGGGCGAGCCCTTCCGCTACGGCGAACAGGGTCGCCCGGCCGTGGCCATCGGCATCCCCCTCGTCAACGAGCAGCGGGGCGAGGTGGGGGGCATCTTCATCGGGGTCGTGCCCGCCGACTCCCTCAACCAGCAGGTGGCCAGCCTGCAGGTGGGCGAGACGGGGTACGCGATGCTGGTGCACCAGAATGGGCGGGTGCTGGCTCACCCCGATGCCCGTCAGGCGCTGTCGGCCGACCTGCTGCAGGGCACGACGGATCCGGCGGAGCGCGCGGTCTATCGTGAGCTCCTCTCCCAGGAGCGCGCCACCATCCGCTATGCCCGGGTGGGGGGTGAGTCGCGGCTCTTGGGGGTGCAGCCCGTCGAGGGCACGGCGTGGCGGCTGGTCGTCAGCGCGCCACGGGCGGAGCTGACCCGGGCGCTCGACACCCTGATGCAGCAGACCCTGCTGAGCGGCGCCGTCATGGCCGTCATCGCCCTGCTGGCCGCCTATGCGCTCGGACGCACGCAGGCGCGGGGCGTCGTGGCGGTGGCTCGGGCGATGGCGGCGCTGGCCGAGGGCGACCTCACCCGGACGGTGACGGTGCGGGATCGCACCGAGGTGGGGCGACTGGCCGAGGCCTTCAACGCGACGGTCGGCCGGCTGCGCCAGCTCGCCCTGCAGGTGAGGCGGGGCGCCGAGCAGCTGGCCGCCTCCAGCCAGGAGCTGGCCTCGTCGTCGGAGCAGGTGGGGCAGTCGGTGCAGCAGGTGGCCTCCACCGTCGACCAGATGGCCAAGGGCGGCGAGCGCCAGTCGGCGGCCGCCACCAACGCCTCCGACAGCGTGCGGCAGATGGGGGAGACGGTGCGCAAGGTCTCGGGGGCCATCGAGCGCATCGCCCAGGGCAGCCACGAGGTGGCGGCCCTGGCCCGGGAGGGCGGCTCGGCCCTGGCCAACATCACCCAGCGCATGACCCAGATCGAGCAGACGGCCGGCGAGTCAGGCCGGGCGGTGGAGGACCTGGGCCGGCGCTCGCAGCGCATCGGCCAGATCGTCGACGTCATCACGGGCATCGCCGAGCAGACCAACCTGCTGGCCCTCAACGCGGCCATCGAGGCGGCCCGGGCCGGCGAACAGGGCCGGGGCTTCGCCGTGGTGGCCGAGGAGGTGCGCAAGCTGGCCGAGCAGTCCCGCCAGGCCGCCTCCGAGATCGCCGGGCTCATCGGCGAGATTCGCCAGGAGGTGGAGCGGGCCGTGCGCAACACCGAGGCGGTGCGCGCCGCCGTCGGCGAGGGCGTCGAGGCGGTGGACGCCTCCGAGCAGACCTTCACGGCCATCACACGGGCGGTGGAGGCGTCCGTGTCGCAAATCAACGAGGTGCACGCCGCCGCTCAGGCCATGGCGGCCGCCAGCGAGGCGGCGATCCGGGCGGTGGACGAGATCGCCGCCATCACCGAGGAGAACGCGGCCGCCGCCGAAGAGGTGGCCTCCAGCACCGAGGAACAGTCCTCGGCCGTGGAGCAGATCGCGAGCTCCGCCCAGCGCCTGGCCCGCATGGCCCAGGAGCTGCTGGAGGCGGTCGGGGCCTTCAAGGTGCAGTGA
- a CDS encoding DMT family transporter, protein MSALALGLLLVAAFGHATWNFLAKRAAGGTAFVWLFSALAALLYAPVAVGVYAIQRPALGWVAVAFMVGTAVLHTAYFVTLQRGYDVGELSVVYPLARSTGPVLAMAAAVALMGERPSVVASMGAGLVVAGALAISWRAGARSRGLRRSVTAGLLVGALIAGYTLWDKHAVSAVGVPPVLLDWAGNLGRAVLLSPYVLGRRDRVREQWRAHRAEALAIALLAPLSYILVLTAMAFTPVSYVAPAREVSVLVGTFLGSRLLGEGDLRRRLAAAALMLAGLAALTRG, encoded by the coding sequence GTGAGCGCGCTGGCGCTGGGCCTGTTGCTGGTGGCCGCCTTCGGCCACGCCACGTGGAACTTCCTCGCCAAGCGGGCGGCCGGCGGAACAGCCTTCGTCTGGCTCTTCTCCGCGCTGGCCGCGTTGCTCTACGCGCCGGTGGCCGTCGGCGTCTACGCCATCCAGCGCCCGGCCCTGGGATGGGTCGCCGTCGCCTTCATGGTGGGCACGGCGGTGCTTCACACGGCCTATTTCGTCACGCTGCAGCGGGGCTACGACGTGGGGGAGCTCTCCGTCGTCTATCCCCTCGCCCGCAGCACGGGCCCCGTGCTGGCCATGGCGGCCGCGGTGGCGCTGATGGGAGAGCGGCCCTCCGTCGTGGCCTCGATGGGCGCCGGGCTGGTGGTGGCGGGTGCCCTGGCGATCTCCTGGCGAGCGGGAGCCCGGAGCCGGGGCCTGCGCCGCAGCGTGACAGCGGGGCTGCTGGTGGGGGCCTTGATCGCCGGCTACACCCTCTGGGACAAGCACGCCGTCAGCGCGGTAGGGGTGCCGCCGGTGCTGCTGGACTGGGCGGGCAACCTGGGACGGGCGGTGCTGTTGAGCCCTTACGTGCTGGGGCGACGGGACCGGGTGCGTGAGCAGTGGCGAGCCCATCGGGCCGAGGCGCTGGCCATCGCGCTGCTGGCGCCCCTCTCCTACATCCTGGTCCTGACGGCCATGGCCTTCACGCCCGTCAGCTACGTGGCGCCGGCACGGGAGGTGAGCGTGCTGGTCGGCACCTTTCTCGGCAGCCGCCTGCTGGGCGAGGGCGACCTCCGCCGCCGCCTGGCGGCCGCCGCGCTCATGCTGGCCGGGCTGGCCGCCCTGACGCGGGGCTAG
- a CDS encoding thymidine kinase, whose protein sequence is MTPASHRPGRLVVICGPMFAGKSTELLRRVKRARRARIEVLVLKPAVDTRTVASVRSHDGDELGAVTFASAEELRRHVARATPTGRRLIAIDEAQFASWPGFVEAVLALVADGDDVVVAGLDLDYAGAPFGPMPTLLCYADEVEKLSAVCVQCGRDANRTQRLVDGRPAGPGPQVLVGASETYEPRCAACWVSPEEVARSAASSPASGRPARPA, encoded by the coding sequence ATGACGCCCGCGTCGCACCGTCCCGGACGTCTCGTCGTCATCTGCGGCCCCATGTTCGCCGGCAAGTCCACGGAGCTGCTGCGCCGGGTCAAGCGCGCCCGGCGGGCCCGCATCGAGGTGCTGGTGCTCAAGCCCGCCGTCGACACCCGCACGGTCGCCTCCGTTCGCAGCCACGACGGCGACGAGCTCGGGGCCGTCACCTTCGCCTCGGCCGAGGAGCTGCGACGTCACGTCGCACGGGCCACGCCGACCGGTCGTCGCCTCATCGCGATCGACGAGGCGCAGTTCGCATCGTGGCCGGGCTTCGTCGAGGCGGTGCTGGCCCTGGTGGCGGACGGCGACGACGTGGTGGTGGCGGGGCTGGACCTCGACTACGCGGGGGCGCCCTTCGGCCCCATGCCGACATTGCTCTGCTACGCGGACGAGGTGGAGAAGCTGTCGGCCGTCTGCGTGCAGTGCGGGCGCGACGCCAACCGCACCCAGCGCCTCGTCGACGGCCGGCCGGCGGGGCCTGGCCCGCAGGTGCTGGTGGGCGCGAGCGAGACGTACGAGCCCCGGTGCGCGGCATGCTGGGTGAGCCCCGAGGAGGTCGCCCGGTCGGCGGCGTCTAGCCCCGCGTCAGGGCGGCCAGCCCGGCCAGCATGA
- a CDS encoding GH1 family beta-glucosidase, with protein MRQFPQGFLWGCATASYQIEGSPLSDGAGPSIWHRFSHTPGNVLGGDTGDVACDHYRRWRDDVVLMRELGIRAYRFSIAWPRVLPEGRGAVNENGLAFYGRLVDALLEADIIPFVTLYHWDLPGSLQDLGGWANRDVAGWFADYADVLFGRLGDRVHHWITLNEPWCVAHLGYILGQHAPGMRDLWAGLRAVHNLLLAHGRAVLAFRQRNMPEGRIGITLNFRPPHPGSQSEQDRAAARRAHAYHNRLFLDPIFTGRYPDPIVQWFKDSWPETLQSDQDVIRAPIDFLGVNYYTRNVVVHAPGTGLLHTRVIRQPGPHTAMGWEIYPEGLFELLLWIHQAYGSPVLYITENGAAFEDRPDPSGTVRDTDRLDYLRQHFVQAHRAIQEGVRLQGYFVWSLMDNFEWAHGYSKRFGIVYVDFGSQKRTIKQSGHWYCGVIARNGLENDDLG; from the coding sequence ATGCGCCAGTTTCCGCAGGGCTTCTTGTGGGGATGCGCCACCGCCTCCTATCAGATCGAGGGCTCGCCTCTGTCAGACGGCGCTGGACCCTCCATATGGCACCGGTTCAGTCATACGCCGGGTAACGTGTTGGGCGGCGATACCGGAGACGTAGCCTGCGATCACTACCGCCGATGGCGGGACGACGTGGTCCTCATGCGCGAACTTGGAATTAGAGCTTACCGATTCTCCATCGCCTGGCCTCGGGTCCTCCCGGAAGGCCGCGGTGCGGTGAACGAGAACGGCCTAGCCTTCTACGGCCGCTTAGTGGACGCGCTCCTCGAAGCAGATATCATCCCATTCGTTACACTTTACCACTGGGACTTGCCCGGTTCGCTCCAGGACTTGGGCGGGTGGGCTAACCGGGACGTTGCTGGGTGGTTCGCTGACTACGCCGATGTGCTTTTTGGTCGGTTGGGTGACCGTGTCCATCACTGGATTACGCTCAACGAGCCCTGGTGCGTGGCTCATCTCGGGTACATCCTCGGCCAGCACGCGCCCGGGATGCGTGACCTGTGGGCAGGGTTGCGGGCTGTTCACAACCTCCTGTTGGCTCACGGCCGTGCAGTGCTAGCCTTTCGTCAGAGGAACATGCCGGAAGGCCGAATCGGCATCACATTAAACTTCCGCCCCCCGCATCCAGGGAGCCAATCAGAACAGGACCGGGCTGCCGCGCGACGCGCGCATGCCTACCACAATCGCCTCTTCCTGGATCCCATCTTCACTGGACGCTATCCCGATCCGATCGTCCAATGGTTCAAGGACAGCTGGCCCGAAACACTACAGAGCGACCAGGACGTTATCAGGGCGCCTATCGACTTCCTCGGCGTAAACTACTACACCCGAAACGTCGTGGTCCACGCACCCGGGACCGGGCTGTTACACACACGCGTCATCCGCCAACCGGGACCGCACACCGCGATGGGATGGGAGATTTATCCAGAGGGGCTATTCGAGCTCTTGCTTTGGATCCATCAGGCGTACGGGAGCCCCGTCCTCTACATTACGGAAAACGGTGCCGCATTCGAAGACCGTCCTGACCCGTCGGGAACGGTACGCGACACCGACCGTCTCGACTACCTTCGCCAGCACTTTGTGCAAGCTCACCGGGCCATTCAGGAAGGGGTTCGCTTGCAGGGATATTTCGTATGGTCGCTGATGGACAACTTTGAGTGGGCTCATGGTTACTCCAAGCGCTTTGGGATCGTCTACGTAGATTTCGGCTCGCAAAAGCGCACCATCAAGCAAAGCGGACACTGGTATTGCGGGGTAATCGCCCGCAACGGCTTGGAGAATGACGACTTAGGATAA
- a CDS encoding ABC transporter permease, with the protein MASHSLRASLAIGILVVIVGGLTLGPAAMLVVGSFSKGLGAVGTFTLEKYARVYGDPRLAQVVVNTIIFSFGSALLATALALVLAYLNLRTDIPFRGVLHLLPVVSMMIPHLSFAVSWALLLNPTNGMMNLILGQLGLGPINIYTLPGMIFVEGLLDLPVAYLVIVAAMSTFDSSLEEASWVSGRSRAATWWRIVLPVLRPAILAAITLVLIRSLSAFAVPSVLGMPGRVEVLTTFIYRLISVGFLPDYGRAAAVGVSVLAAAVVLVYLYRYLTARSERFVTISGKGYRPTIADLGRWRYPLGVLVLALGVVLIGLPVIVLLYTSLVPYLMAPGAEALSQLTLRHWNYVLRDPLTLRALRNSVTLAIVGATAGIVLSTFASYVIVRMRTRTSGILETLTFLSFSFPGLIIGIGFMWLFARTELYGTLWALLIAYVATYLPYAIRPLTSTFIQISKDLEDASAVSGAGFFRTFRRIVTPLALPGVLSGWTLMAVMFVRELDVSTVLARPGTEVLSVQVFRAVADALWGRVAALGLIMVAISTTLVLLANGLARRMVRVGALR; encoded by the coding sequence ATGGCCAGTCACAGCCTGCGTGCATCCCTCGCCATCGGCATCCTGGTCGTCATCGTAGGGGGCCTCACCCTTGGTCCGGCGGCGATGCTGGTCGTCGGCAGCTTCTCCAAAGGTCTGGGGGCCGTGGGGACTTTCACGCTGGAGAAGTATGCGCGGGTGTACGGCGATCCGCGCCTGGCGCAAGTGGTCGTCAACACCATCATCTTCTCGTTCGGCTCGGCCCTGCTGGCCACGGCGCTCGCCCTGGTACTGGCCTACCTCAACCTGCGCACCGACATCCCCTTCCGCGGCGTCCTGCACTTGCTGCCGGTGGTCTCCATGATGATCCCCCACCTCTCCTTCGCCGTCAGCTGGGCGCTCTTGCTCAACCCCACCAACGGCATGATGAACCTGATCCTGGGCCAGCTGGGCCTGGGCCCCATCAACATCTACACCTTGCCCGGCATGATCTTCGTGGAGGGCCTGCTGGACCTGCCCGTCGCCTACCTGGTCATCGTGGCGGCCATGTCCACCTTCGACTCGTCTCTGGAGGAGGCTTCCTGGGTCAGCGGCCGCTCCAGGGCCGCTACGTGGTGGCGCATCGTGCTCCCCGTGCTGCGGCCGGCGATCCTCGCCGCGATCACCCTGGTGCTGATCCGGAGCCTGAGTGCGTTCGCGGTGCCCTCGGTGCTGGGCATGCCGGGGAGGGTGGAGGTGCTGACCACCTTCATCTACCGGCTGATCAGCGTCGGCTTTCTGCCCGACTACGGGCGAGCGGCCGCCGTGGGCGTCAGTGTGCTGGCCGCGGCGGTGGTGTTGGTCTACCTCTACCGCTACCTGACGGCCCGGAGCGAGCGGTTCGTCACCATCTCCGGGAAGGGGTACAGACCGACCATCGCCGATCTGGGACGGTGGCGCTATCCCCTGGGGGTGTTGGTCCTGGCGTTGGGCGTGGTGCTGATCGGGCTGCCGGTGATCGTGCTGCTTTACACGTCCCTGGTGCCCTACCTGATGGCGCCCGGCGCCGAGGCTTTGTCACAGTTGACGCTGCGCCACTGGAACTACGTCCTTCGCGACCCCCTGACCCTGCGTGCCCTGCGAAACAGCGTGACCCTCGCGATCGTCGGTGCCACGGCTGGCATCGTGCTGTCGACGTTCGCCTCCTACGTCATCGTCCGGATGCGCACGCGTACGAGCGGCATCCTCGAGACCCTCACGTTCCTCTCCTTCTCGTTTCCGGGGCTCATCATCGGCATCGGCTTCATGTGGCTGTTCGCCCGCACCGAGCTATACGGCACGCTGTGGGCGCTTCTCATCGCCTACGTGGCGACCTACCTGCCTTATGCGATCCGTCCGCTCACCAGCACGTTCATTCAGATCAGCAAGGATCTGGAGGATGCCTCCGCGGTGAGCGGCGCCGGGTTCTTCCGCACGTTTCGCCGCATCGTGACCCCGCTGGCGCTACCCGGGGTGCTGTCGGGCTGGACGCTGATGGCGGTCATGTTCGTCCGCGAACTGGACGTCTCCACCGTCCTGGCTCGGCCTGGCACGGAGGTGCTCTCGGTGCAAGTGTTTCGGGCGGTGGCGGACGCCCTGTGGGGGAGGGTGGCGGCGTTGGGGCTGATCATGGTCGCCATCTCCACCACCCTGGTGCTCCTGGCCAACGGGCTGGCCAGGCGGATGGTGCGCGTGGGCGCTCTCCGCTGA
- a CDS encoding lytic transglycosylase domain-containing protein, which translates to MDEPAVVTWTGGDASVAAGQVRQLSVLTVILMMAGVLGAVAGWTIGFIHGYQESESTRALAAELRPVEVTASASWVETLERLDRWAASIRPDLDVAHRQWLVLLLLRASHRWGVDPELVMSVAVTESGLRQDAVSPRGAVGVMQVMPATARAYGVDPYDTIQNIEVGVRYLAELLARYRGDVQLALAAYNAGPSRVRNSVPAIRETRNYVRRVVETYRSR; encoded by the coding sequence ATGGACGAGCCTGCCGTCGTCACGTGGACCGGGGGGGACGCCTCGGTGGCCGCAGGACAGGTGCGCCAGCTCAGCGTCTTGACCGTGATCCTGATGATGGCCGGCGTGCTGGGGGCGGTGGCCGGCTGGACCATCGGCTTCATCCATGGCTATCAGGAGTCCGAGTCGACGCGGGCGCTGGCGGCCGAGCTGCGGCCTGTCGAGGTGACGGCCTCGGCGTCGTGGGTGGAGACCCTGGAGCGGCTGGACCGGTGGGCGGCGTCGATACGGCCGGATCTGGACGTGGCGCACCGGCAGTGGCTCGTGCTTCTGCTGCTGCGAGCCTCGCACCGGTGGGGGGTCGATCCCGAGCTGGTCATGAGCGTGGCGGTGACGGAGTCGGGGCTGCGCCAGGACGCCGTCAGCCCGCGCGGTGCCGTGGGCGTCATGCAGGTCATGCCCGCCACGGCCCGGGCGTACGGGGTCGATCCGTACGACACCATCCAAAACATCGAGGTCGGCGTCCGCTACCTGGCCGAGCTGCTGGCGCGCTACCGGGGTGACGTGCAACTGGCCCTGGCCGCCTACAACGCCGGCCCGTCCCGGGTGCGGAACTCGGTGCCGGCCATCCGGGAGACCCGCAACTACGTGCGCCGGGTGGTGGAGACCTACCGGTCGCGCTGA
- a CDS encoding ABC transporter ATP-binding protein encodes MEIRIHQLRKTFRTAEGDVAALRDVTLTVPAHQVTTLLGPSGCGKTTLLRCIAGLESPDAGEIAFGEQVVWSRGDGGLPKSVPPDRRGVSMVFQTYAIWPHMTVFQNVAYPLEARGLSRAEIARRVREALEFVQLSGFERRPATALSGGQQQRVALARALVSQPRIILFDEPLSNLDAKLREETRRDLRKLLTQLGITALYVTHDRLEALALSDLVVVMKDGSVVEMGTPQEIYFRPRSRFVVEFLGGSNFVDGTVAGRDGDRVRVETPLGLLLCEGQASASPGSRVTVYIRTEAIRPAAPGDEGRPNVVRGRLQSLIFVGEHYDAEVAVQETRLTMRLGSTTPPAQEGQQLTLVIEPAGCRILE; translated from the coding sequence ATGGAGATCCGGATCCACCAACTGCGCAAGACCTTTCGTACTGCCGAGGGGGACGTCGCCGCCTTGCGGGACGTCACCCTCACCGTCCCCGCTCACCAGGTGACCACCTTGCTGGGGCCCAGCGGCTGTGGCAAGACGACGCTGTTGCGGTGCATCGCCGGGTTGGAGTCGCCCGACGCCGGCGAGATCGCGTTTGGGGAGCAGGTGGTCTGGTCGAGGGGCGACGGCGGTCTCCCTAAGTCCGTCCCGCCGGACAGACGGGGCGTCAGCATGGTATTTCAAACGTACGCCATTTGGCCCCACATGACGGTGTTTCAAAACGTCGCGTATCCCCTGGAGGCGCGCGGGCTGTCGCGCGCGGAGATCGCGCGGCGGGTGCGGGAGGCGCTGGAGTTCGTCCAGCTGAGCGGCTTCGAGCGGCGCCCGGCGACCGCCCTCAGCGGAGGCCAGCAGCAACGCGTCGCGCTGGCCCGCGCCCTGGTCTCGCAGCCGCGCATCATCCTGTTCGACGAGCCGTTGAGCAACCTCGACGCCAAGCTAAGGGAGGAGACCCGGCGGGATCTGCGCAAGCTCCTGACGCAACTGGGGATCACCGCCCTCTACGTGACCCACGATCGCCTGGAGGCCCTCGCGCTGTCCGACCTGGTCGTGGTCATGAAAGATGGATCGGTGGTCGAGATGGGTACTCCCCAGGAGATCTACTTCCGGCCTCGGTCGCGGTTCGTGGTGGAGTTCCTGGGAGGGTCCAACTTCGTCGACGGCACGGTGGCCGGGCGGGACGGCGATCGCGTGCGGGTGGAGACGCCGCTGGGCCTGCTGCTTTGCGAAGGCCAGGCCAGTGCGTCTCCGGGCTCCCGGGTGACCGTCTATATTCGTACCGAAGCCATCCGACCTGCTGCGCCCGGCGATGAGGGTCGGCCCAACGTGGTGCGAGGCCGACTCCAGTCGCTCATCTTCGTGGGCGAGCACTACGACGCTGAGGTGGCGGTCCAAGAGACTCGGCTCACCATGCGGCTCGGCAGCACCACCCCTCCGGCGCAAGAGGGCCAGCAGTTGACGCTGGTCATCGAGCCTGCAGGTTGCCGCATCCTGGAGTGA